The genomic interval TCGTGGATGATGCTGCCGCGTCCGCAGTCCGCGACCTGGATCGGCTGGGCGCCGCCGATGCGACCGATGTACGAGCTGCAGTCGCTGCCGGAGTCCTTGAACAGCACGTAGTCCTTGTCCGCGCTGGTACGGGGGCGGACGTTGAGCTCGGTCTCGTTCACCTGGCCGATGGCCCAGGCGATGTTCTGCGACTGGGACTGCGAGACGCTCGCGTCGATCACGTAGGGGATGTCCCCCTTGGGCCACAGGCTGGAGCTGTCCTTCAAGGTGACCGCACCCTTCACCCCGAAGGGGGAGGTGCGTGGCATGGCGTAGAGCATGGCGACGTTCTGAGCGGGGCCCAGCAAGATGTCGCCCTCCATCACCGCCATACCGTTGACCACCTGGTAGCTCACCAGCTGGCGAACCGCGCTGCCGGGCAGGAACAGCGGCGCCGTGACCACCTGGCGCGGGGCCTGGAGCTGATAGCCCTCGGCCGAGAGGGGGGAGCGGGGGCCAGGTGGGGAACTGTCAGGAGGGGGCGCCGTGGGTGCGTACTGTGCGCGCTGGTTGGTCTGGCCAGTATTGATGGTGCAAGCGGCGAACAGGAGGGGCAGGGTGAGCAGCGCAGCGCCGCGGGCGAGGGGCTTCATTTTTGGTCTCCTGGATATTACGCGGAAGACTAAAGCGTGTTGACAGTTTTGGCCAACACCGCCCTTCTCGGGCGTTGGGCATAGGCCCTTCCTGCTTCGACGAGGGTAGTTTCACGGACCACCAAGAGCGGTGGTTCGCCAGAGCTTCCCTCTCCACAGGCGTTTTGCGTCTCCGCGTGCTTCGCGGCGACGGGAGGCCAGTCTCCTTGGCCGAGTACGCGAGGGTACTGAGCCAAGCACACGGCAGCGTTCTCATCGCGGTCGGCCTCGTGACCGCAACTACTGCAGTGAAAGATGCGCTCTCCGAGGTCGAGCCGCTCGCCGATGGTCCCGCACGCGCTGCATCGGCGCGTGCTGGGGTAGAAGCGGTCAGCCACGGTGAGCGTTGCGCCGTACCACTTCGCCTTGTAGGCGAGCTGCGCTCCGAACAGCGCCCAGGCGCTGTCCGCGATGGCACGGGCGAGTCGGGTTTTGATGAGCCCCGAGATACTCAGCTTCTCGATGACCAAGTGACCGTGGGTCTGGGCCAGTCGGCTCGATTGGCGATGGGTGAAATCGTGTCGGATGTTGCGAATGCGTTGGTGCACGCGCGCGAGCTGGGCGCGGGCCTTGTGCCGATTGCGAGAGCCCGGCTGCTTCCGGGACAGGCTGCGGCTCTTGCGCCGCAGCTTCGGTAGCGCGGCGCGGAGCGGGCGCGGGCTCTCGATGTGCTCGACCTGCCTACCGCTTTCGCTGGCGAGCACCGCAAAGGTCTTGAGCCCGCGGTCGATGCCGACCGGCGGAGCCTCTGCGCTGCCGTGGCGCCGCGCGGGATGCAGCTCGGCGGCCTCGACGTTCAAGGTCACGCGCCAGCGGCCGCCCTCGCGGGTGCTGACCGTGGCGAACAGCACCTTGGCTCGGCCGCTCTTCAACATGCGGCGCAGCCGGCGCGTGCATTCCCGGACGGCAATGCTGCCGAGCTTCGGCAGGCGCACGGAACGCGGGTCGCCCTCGCCAACGCGGACTTCGTTCTTCTTGTTGCGGATGCGGAACGACTGCCGCGCTTCCGACCTCTTCTTGAACTGGGGAAAGCCGGGAGGCTTACCCGAGCGCTCTCCCTTGCGACCCGCCGAGAAGGCTTGCAGCGCCCGCCCCAAGTCGACCGCTGCCTCTTCGAACACCTGCTGGACGACGTCGGTACGCCAGGAGAGCCCCACGCGCCCGTCCTCGTCCACCCCGGCTCGCTCCGACCGCTTCCATTCATTGAAGTCGTTGATGAGATCGAAGCCCGACCACGGCGGCTTCTCCTCGGCCTCGAGCGCGTTGATGACGAAGCGCAGGCACTGATTGAAGCCGAAGCGCGCCGCTCCCACGTGACGCCGGAGCAGCTCTTCCTGCTCGCGCGTCGGCTGGAGCGTGAAGCTGAAGGTGGTGTGCCGAGTCACCCGGGCCACACCGTGAGAGCAACGCGAGCAGCCGCAAGAATCACGAATCTGGCGTAGCTCCGCGTGGTTTTCTCGTAGCGCGTGGCCACGCGGCGAAACGCCTTCACTCGCCCGAACCAGCGCTCCACCGTGTTGCGGAGCCGGTACTTGTCGCGGTCGAGCTCGCGCTGGACCTTGCGATTCCTGCGCGAGGGGATGACCGCCTCGAACCCTGACGCCTGGATATGCGCCAGTGCGGCATTGCTGTCGTAGGCCCGGTCAGCGATGACAGCCTGTCCCGTACCCCGCTCCACGACGAGTGCATTCACCTGCGTCACGTCAGCCGCCTCGCCTCCCGTGACGATGAAGCGCACCAGCGCGCCCTCGGCCGAAACGAGCGCATGAACCTTTGTGGAAAAGCCACCGCGAGAGCGGCCGAGACCTTCTGATGATTGCCCGCCCCCTTTTTCAGCGCGCCCGCCGCATGTGGATGCGCTTTCACGATGGTGCTGTCCATCAACAGGTCATCGGAAGGCCGCACTTGCAGCACTTCGTGAAGCTGGTGCCAGCGACCCGCCAGCGCCCAGCGCCGAAAGCGCCGATACACACTGCCCCACTTCCCATACTCCGCCGGCAAGTCTCGCCACGGTGCGCCCGTCCGTAGGATCCACAGCGTTGCTTCGATGAAGCGACGATTATCGTCGCCCTTTGGACAACGTGACGTGAGAGCGGAAACCAACGGCGCGATGCGTGCCCACTCGGCGTCGGAAAGCGCGACTCGAACCCCCATTCGCGCAGCCTATCAATAACTGAACGCATGTCAAGCTCAATTCTCATCGAGGCAGGATTTCAGCACCAATCCCATCCAGAAACTGTCAACAGACTCTAGCGGATCTTCCGGACCGCGGTGTGGCCGCGCCGGACCAACAAAAGAAAATCCGGGGTCCTACGTCAGACGGAGAACAGGGACAGACCATTGAAGTGCGGTAGATTGCCTGCGATGCGCAGTATGCTGATGGCTCTCATGGGGCTCGCTGCCCTGGCCTGTGACCCGAAGCCCCCGGAGGCCACGGTGCCCGACCCGCCCGCGAGCAGCGACCCGACGCCGCCCCCACCCACGGCCTCCACCCCGGCGGAGGCGGAAGCCGGTCCGGCTCCGAGCGCGATGGAGAAGACGCTGTTCGTGAAGGAGACGCAGGCGGACTGCGAAGGCGAGGGACCGCGCAAGTGCTTGCAGGTGCGGGACAGCGCCGACGGCGAGTGGACGCTGCTGTACTCGCGCATCAAGGGCTTCGACTACCAGGAGGGCTTCGCCTACGAGCTCCGCGTGCGGGTCTCGAGCGACGCCCATCCCCCGGCGGATGGATCGTCCGTGCGCTACGAGCTCGTGAAGATCGTCTCGCAGGAAAAGAAGTAGCTACCCGCGGAACGAGCAGTAGATGTCGTGGCCGGCGATGCGATAGATGTCGCCCTCGGCCACGGCCTTGCGCTGCACGCGTTGGCCCTGGAACTCGATGCCGTTGGTGGAGCCGAGATCCACCACGTAGTAGTGGCCGCCGTGCCACTCCACGTTGGCGTGTTGGCGTGACACGTTGGTGTCGTCGATGGGCAGATCGGCCATCTTCTTGCTGCGGCCGATGACGAACTTCGCCTGTGCGACGGTGAAACGCTGTCCGTTGTAGTGCAGGTACAGGGCGTAGGTGGGCGCGTCCTGCGGCGGAGCTTGCGGCGGTGGCGGCGTGTAGGCGCGCTGCGGTGGACCGGGCGGCGGACGCGTTGCCGGCGGCGGCGGTGGCGGTGGCGGTGGTGGCGGCGCGTAGCTCTGGCGCGGCTGCGGCGGCGGTGGCGGCGCGGGGCGGCTGTACTGCGGCGGCGGTGGCGGCGGCGGCGGCACGTGCTGGCCCGGCGGCGGATGCGGACCCGCACGACCCCCGGGCGGCGGGTGCGGTCCCGGCGGAGCGTGTTGACCGGGAGGCGGGTGGGGGCCAGGAGGCGGATAACCGCCTTGCGGTGGCGCTGGCGTGAGTGACTGCGAGACGTAGGCGCGGAGCGCGTCGTTGATGAGGTCGTCGACCGCGACACGGCGGCTATAGGCCGCACGCTCGAGCTCGTACCAAACGTTGTCGTCGCAGTAGAACTGCCGCGGCTGGCGGCGATCGTTCATGGCATCCCTCGGGGCTGTGCCGGAGAGCCTACATCGTGTCGGCCCTCACGCTCCACTGCCTTGAAGCGCACGCGGCGGGGCCGGGCTCCGGTCCCGGAGGTCGAGAGCCACCAGGATGTCCAGCGCCATGCGTTTGCGAGAGCCGCCGTCTTCCGTCGGCCCCACGCAGGCTGGGCAACCGCCTTCGCAGCGGCAGCCCTCGATCAGGGCTCGGGCGCGGTCGCAGAGCTCGCCGGCTCGCTCGAAGATGCGCGGCGCGAGGCCCACGCCGCCGGGCTGCGCGTCGAACAGGAACACCGTGGGGTCGAAGCCGCCGATCCGGCCCCCGAAGGGATCTCGTCCTGGAGCCACGCCCTCGGTCCCGCCGTCTCCCAGGGTCTGACCGATGTCTCGCGGATCGCACATCAGGGAGAGCGTGCTCACGGTTTCCAGGGCGCGGCCCAGACCGCGAAGGCCATCCACCACCGCTGCTCGCGGCTTGCCCAGGGCGTCGATCACGGCTTCCGGCAGGGTGAGCCAGAAGCTGACGGTGTGCATCTGGATCTCGGGCAAGTGCACGTCGCCGTAGCCGGCGTTCTCGTGGGTGAAGAATTTGATCTTCTTGTACCCGGTGACCTTCTCCTCCACTTTCACGTCGCCCAGGCCGATGCGCGTGTTGCCGAAGGCGCGCAGGTCGTGCTCTTCGATCACCTGCACGGTGCGATAGGTGAGGGCAGTGGTGAAGTAGTCCGGCGCCACCTTGCGCACGAAGGCTTTGTGGTTCTCGTAGTCCAGCCGTTCCACCTGGAACTGCTCGGCGTCGTGCTGGTAGATGGCTTGCTCGTGCAGCATGGTGTGCGCCGCGCGCCAATCGAGCTCGGCGATGCTCTTGTCCGTCGCGACGTCGATGATCACGAAGTTGTCCCAGCCGATGTTGCGCAGCGACACGTGATTGGCGGGGAACGCCTCGCCGGCCCAGTGGTAGACGCCGCCGCTCTCGTGCACCAGGCCGTGGCTCGCCAAATAGTCGAGGGCGTTCCGGGTGGAGCGGGCGTCGAGGGACAAGTAAGCCTCGCCCTGGGCGGCTTCTGGGTGCGCGGGGCGCGGGCCCGCGGCGCTGAGCTCGAAGGGCGCTTCGAAGGCCGCGCACTTCAGGTGCTGGACCAGGACCTCCACGTTGGCCGGATCGATGCGCGCTTCTTCCGCGGGGGCGCCCAGCAAGTAGCTCGGGTCCCGCGCCAGGTACTGATCCAGCGCGGAGCTGCCGCACACCATCACCGCGATGCTGCCGTCCCCGCGGCGGCCGGCCCGGCCGAAGCGCTGCCAGGTCGCGGCGACGCTGCCCGGGTAGCCGGCGCACACGACGGCGTCGAGATCACCGATGTCGATACCGAGCTCGAGAGCGTTGGTGGCCACCACGCACAAGATCTCGCCTTCGCGCAGGCCCCGCTCGATGGCGCGCCGGGTCTCCGGCAAGTAGCCGCCGCGGTAGGCCATGATGGCGTCGGCGCCGGCGACGTCCCCACACTTGGCGCGCAGGTACTTGAGCATGACCTCCACGCTGTTGCGGCTGGGGCCGAACACGATGGTGGGCACCCGCGCACGCACCAGGGTGGCCGCCAGGTTCACGCTTTGCTTGAGGGCGCTGGCGCGAATGCCGAGCTCGGCGTTCACGACGGGTGGGTTGTACACGAACAAGCGCCGGCTGGAGCGCGGCGCGCCGCTCTGGTCGACCAGCGCCACGGTGTCCACGCCGAACAGCCGCGCGGCGTGCTCGCGGGGATTGCCGATGGTCGCCGTGGCCGCGATGAACACCGGATCCGAGCCGTGGAATCGCGCAATACGCTTGAGGCGCGCGATGACGTGGGCCATGTGGGAGCCGAACACGCCGCGGTAGGTGTGAAGCTCGTCCAGCACCACGTACTTCAGGTTCTGGAAGGTGGCGACCCACTTGGCGTGATTCGGCAAGATGCCCGCGTGGAGCATGTCCGGGTTGGTCAGCACGATGCGACAGCGCTCGCGAGCCACGCGGCGCGCGTCCCCCGGCGTGTCGCCGTCGTACACGGTGGCGGCGACGCCCAGCTCCGCCTCGGTGATGAGCTCGCGCAGGCTGTGCTCCTGATCGCGCGACAGCGCCTTGGTGGGATACAGGAACAGCGCGCTGGCGGTCGGGTCCTCCGACAGCGCCTGCAGCACCGGTAGGTGGAAGCACAGGCTCTTGCCGCTGGCCGTGGGCGTGGCGAGCACGACGTGGCGCCCGGCTCGCGCTTCGGCGATGGCTTGGGCCTGGTGCGAGTACAGCTCGGTGATGCCGCGCTGAGCGAGGGCCCGCCGCAGCGATGGCGCGAGGTCTTGGGGCAGGGGGGCGCTGGTGGCGCCTTGGGCCGGGGACGTGTGATCCGCCGTGAAGCACTCGCGCACGCTGCCGCTCGACAGCCACTCTGACACCACGGCGTCGATGCCCACGGGATGCGACCAGGGAGCCTCCGGCATGGCGAAAGGCTAAACAGATGCGCAGCTGGCGGCAACTCGAATCAAAGAATCGTGGTTGGGTTTGGGCAGCCGCTCGGCGAGCTCGCCGATGCTGGGCAAGACGAGCGGGGACTCATGCTCGACGAGGAACGGTTTGCCCCAGCGAGTGAGACCGAAGAAGGAACCGACGCCGCTATGAAACGGCGGGTTGGGGTCTGCGTTGGTGATCGGGCGTTGCCCGTGGGCACGCTGCGTGAATCCGTTGGCACTTTGGAGAGCGGTGGGGATGACCGAACCGGAGTTGGAGCAGTTCGCTGGCGCATTCGAGCATCGGGAGCGGGAAGCTGCTCGAAAGGCATGAGATTCCGGGACCTGGCACGCGAGCGACTGGCCCTCGGCCGCGACCTGTCGTAGGAAAGCGCCCCCGATGAGCGACCCGATCGACGAGGCGCGCCCCGCAGAAGAGGCCGTCGAGCCCGAAGCCCCGCAGCCCGAGCCCGCGGATCCCGTGGTGGCCGCCCCCGAGGCCGCGGCTCCGCTAGCGGTGGAACCCGTCAAAGCGGAGCCCGAGCTCACGCTGGACGAGCTGCGCCGCCGGCCGAGCTACCTGTTCTTCGGCATCGCGGCTTCAGTGAGCCTGGTGCTCGACATCGGCACCAAGGCGTGGGCGGAGATCGTGCTGTCCAAGCGCACCCTCGTGGATCCGTCCATCGTGTTGGTGAAGGATCATCTCACCTTCACCCTCGCCTACAACAAGGGCGGCGCCTGGGGGCTTTTGCACGACGCCAGCGAGTCGGTGCGCAAGCCGTTCTTCCTGGCGGTCAGCGCCCTCGCCATCGCCTTCATCGTGTCGCTCTACAGTCGGCTTTCCCCCGGACAGCGCTCGCTCAAGTGGGGGCTGCCGTTGGTGCTCGGCGGCGCGCTCGGTAACCTGTCGGATCGCATCACGCGTTCCAGCGTGATCGACTTCATCGACTATCGCGCCAACTGGGTGGAGTCGATGAATCACTTCATCGCGCGTTGGGCCAAGGGCTGGACCATCACCGACCACTGGCCCACGTTCAACGTGGCGGACGTGTTCATCTGCATCGGCGTCGCGCTGATGGCGGTGGACATGATGACCTCGCGCCGCAAGCCGGCGAAGCCGCCGCCGGTGGTGAAGGAACCGGAGCCCAAGGTGGAGAGCGTGCCGCCGTCGCCCGAGAGCTCGTCCGCTCCAGTGAGCTGAGGCCGATGCAGGGCCGGCTGTTCAGCTTCTTCTCGATACCGTTTCCCAGCTACTTCGTCCTGCTGCTGACGGGGTTCATCTTCGCCACTGCCGCCGGCGCCATCTGGGCCAAGCGGGTGGGGCAGGACCCCGACGTGGTGGTGGATCTCGGTCTCGCCATGTTGCTCGCCGGCGTGGTCGGCGCTCGCCTGCTGCACGTGATCGCCGACGGCTACTTCTGGGACTACGTGCACCTGTGCACCGATCCCGCCAAGGTGGACTGGAAGATCACCCAAGCCGAGTGCATCACGGACCGCTACAACGGCGTGTGGGACGCCGCCAAGGGCGTGTGCCACCCCACGGAGGTGGACTGCTGGGCGTGGGCGAAGTTCTGGGCCGGCGGCCTCACGTATTACGGCGGCTTCATCGGCGCGAGCTTCGCCGGGTGGTGGCTGCTCAAGCGCGACCGCTTTCCGTTCTGGAAGGCGGCGGACATGGCCGGCCTCGTCATTCCCATCGGCCTCGGCTTCGGGCGCATGGGCTGCCTGCTCGCCGGCTGCTGCTTTGGTCTGCCGTCCAAGATGCCCTGGGCGCTGTCGTTCCCGTCCCACAGCCCCGCGAGCGAGACGCAGTTCAAGGTCGGGCTCCTCGACTCGCCGTTCGATCCCTCCTTGCCGGTGCACCCCACGCAGATCTACGAGTCCGCCGGCTCCTTCGCCATCGCCGCCTTCCTGATCCTGTTCCTGCACTCCCGGAAGCGCTACGACGGCCAGATATTCCTCGCCTTCGTGGCGCTCTACGCCGCCGTGCGCTTCGTCCTCGAGTTCTGGCGCAACGACGACCGGGGCGGGCTCCTGGGCCTGTCCACGTCGCAGCTCATCGGCGTGATCCTGGTCGCCATCGTGGTCGCCGTGCACCGCGTGCGCCTGGCCAAGGTCGCCTGATCATTGTCGGTCCGCCGCGGAACCTCGGGCTTCGTTGGCCCGACGGCGCGGGGAGTCGTAGGATCGTGGGAATGCGGCGCCTGATCCCGTCCGTCCTCGTCGCGGCCTCGCTGCTCGTCGCGTGCCAGAAGGCCGACGAGCACCCGCCCGCCCTGGACACCACCTGTCCGCCGGAGAACCCGAACTGCCACGACCTGCCGCCGCTCGGCGGCGGCGGCACCAAGGACGGCGGGACCGGCGGCAGCACGTCGTCCGACGGCGGCGTGGCGGGCGAGGGGACGACCCTGACGGGAAACGTCGCGGCGCTCACCTCCGAGGACTTCCAGTCCGGCGTCAACTACGGCGACGTCGCCACCGTGTCCGCCGACGCCGCGGACGGCGGCACCGCGACGGCCACGTATCAAGGCGGGAGCTTCACCCTCACCGGCGTGATGCCGACCCCGGAGCTGTGGGTCACGGTGACGCCCGCGGTGGTGGGCGAGTACCTGCCCACGCTGCAGCCGCTGAGCAGCGAAGCCGACGCCGACGTGACGCTGTACCTGATCCCGGCGTCCACCATCGATTTGATTTACGGGCTCTTGAGCTTCCCCGTGGCGCGAGAGGTGGGCCGCGCCCACGTGGTGCTGCGCTTCGTCGACGCCACCACCGGCGAGCCCATCGAAGGCGTGACGGTGTCCCACGTCGGCGAGACCGTGAGCTACGACACCGGCGGCAGCTGGAGTGACGTGCAGACCGGCACCGGGAGCTTGGGCTACGCCGTGCTGGTGAACGCGCCGGCGCAGTCGAACCGCACCAAGCAGAAGGTGAGCTTCGATACGGGCACGGTGAGCGGCTCGCTGGACATCGCCATGCAGAGTGACGCCATCACTCTCGCGGACATCGCCATCGCGCAGTAGCTCAGTCCCAGTTCGAGCTGAGCCACATCTTCCAGCTCTTCAGGGTGCCGCTCTCGCCGCTGACGGTATCCCGGATTTCGAGCACCCAGTCGCCGTTCACCATGTTGTCGCCCTCGATGCCGCTGGGGGCCACGATATGGCTGGGCGGATTCGCCTGGTGATTCCAGAGGGTGGCTTCCGCGCCGCCGGGCTGGTGCAGCACCACGACGAGGTCCTGCTTGCGGGGATGGTCGATGTCGAGATCCACGACCACGTCCATCGGCACCGTGGCGAGGCCGCTCACCGGCAGCGTACTCTCGACGGCCGCACCGTCGTCGCTGATGGAAAGCGGCGTGGTGCTCTCGAAGGTGTTCGCCGCCCAGGACTCCATGCAGAAGCCGTGGCTCAGATAGGGCAGGGTGAGGCCGGCGCAGAGCCCGCTCTGGCACTCCGAGTGGGCATCGCACTCCATGCCGTTGGGCGTGGTGCCGCCCAGGGTCTTCGGATACTCGCGCAGCGCCAAGAGCGCCGAGTGACCCACGTAGTAGAGCTCTGAGAGCTGCAAGATGCTCTCGATGTTTCCGGCGGCGACGATGGAATCGGCGGCGCGCTTGTCGAGCCCCACGTCGATGTCCAGCGTCTCGTGGCTGGCGCCATTGACGAAGGCGAGAGTGGCGTTCGCTTCGTCGACGCTGAAGGCCACGTTGTCCCAGGTGCCGAGCAGCTCGGAGCCGCTCGGGACGTAGCCGCCGCTCTGGGCGTAGGCGAGCAAGCTCGCCATCGCCGCGGGGCCGACCCAGGGCACGCCGTCCACCTCGGCGACGTCGTCGAACAGGTCGTCGTCGGCGGTGCCGAAGAGGCCGTCCGCGCCGTTCCTGTGGGCAATGAGGTTCTCCGCCGCGCGCTTGTCGAGCGGGACGAGCTCGTCGAGGACGTACAGATCCGTGGCCGCGTCGTTCAAGAGGGCAACGACGCCCAGGGCGTCGGCGCTGCCCTCGACGATCGCCTGGCTGCCGCTGGCGACCGTGCCCGCGCCGGGCTCGCTGCCCGGATCCGTTTGGACGGCGCAGCCCACGGACAGGGCGGCGGACAGTGCGAGGAGGCCGAACAGCTTGGAGGTCGCCATGCGCCGGCCCTACGCAAGCATCGGTCCATGACGGAAGTCGTGAAAAGCTGGGGGCTCGACGGGCCTCGCGTGTCGCTCAGGGACTTGAATGTTGCATTTGTGCAATTAATGGTGCGAATGATGTAACTTGGCGGCAGCGTCCGGGCGCGGCCCGACGGGGCTCGCGCCGCAGCAACATCCAGCGGCAAATCCAGGGGATGGGGCGTTGCCTGGATCGCCCGCCGGGGAGCTGGTAAGCGCGCGTCGTGGCGAAGCTCATCGATGGCAAGGCGATTGCGGCTCAGGTGCGGCGCGAGGTGGCCGACGGGGTGGAGGCGTTCCGTGCGGCCCATGGGCGCGCGCCGGGGCTCCACGTGGTGCTGGCGGGGGACGACTCGGCGTCGGCGGTGTACGTGCGCAACAAGGAGCGCGCCTCCAAGGAAGTGGGCATCGAGGGCGTCGTGCATCGCTTGCCGGCGACGATCGGCGAAGGCGATCTGCTCTCCTTGGTGAAGCGCCTCAACGACGATCCGAACGTGGACGGCATCCTGGTGCAGCTGCCGGTGCCCGACGCCGTGCGGCCGCACGCGGTGATCGAAGCCATCGATCCCGCCAAGGACGTCGACGGCTTTCATCCGGTGAGCGTGGGCGCGCTGTGGGCGGGCACCCCGGGGCTCGTGCCCTGCACGCCCCGCGGCTGTATTCGCCTGCTGCGGGAAGCGGGTGCGGACTTGCGAGGCGCGCGCGCCCTCGTCATCGGTCGCAGCAACATCGTGGGCAAGCCGATGGCGGCGCTGCTCCTGGCGGAGCACGCCACGGTGACCATCGCGCACTCGCGCACCAAGGATCTCGCTGGCGTGTGTCGGGAGGCGGACGTGATCGTCTCCGCCGTGGGGCGCGCCAAGATGGTGACCCGGCAGTGGGTGAAGCCCGGCGCCTATGTCATCGACGTGGGCATGAATCGCGACGAAAACGGCAAGCTCTGCGGCGACGTGGACTTCGCCTCGGTGGAGCCCGTTGCCGCTGCCATCACGCCGGTTCCCGGTGGCGTGGGTCCGATGACCATCGCCATGCTGCTCGAGAGCACGCTGCACGCCGCCCGAATGCGAGAAGCCAAGCGGTAGATCTGGCCGCGAGCGGCGTAGAAGGGCGCATGCAGGCCCAACACTATCCGCCTCAGCCCTACGCCCCTGCCAAGGCCAAGCCCCCCGTCCTCAGCATCCTCGCCGCGGTGGTGGCGCTGGGGCTCGGCATGATCACGTTTCTCATCGCCGGCTTCCGCGGACACAGCGCCGGTTGGGAGATGATGGCCGCCCCCACCGCACTCACCGGCTTGGCGGGGCTGGTCGGCTTCGTCGGCGGGCTCGGCGCCCTGAGCCGCAAGTCCTTCCTGGTGGCCCTGGGGCTGATCGCGGTGTCGGGACTGGGTGGGCTCCTCGCCGTCGCGGGCTTTGTGCTGGGCGCGTGACGCTCAGCGATAGCGCGACACGTCCACGCCGAGCTTCTTGCAGATGGCGCTGAGCGCTGCATCCATCTGCCGCAGGGTCTCCTCCCGCGCGCCGCTGTTGTCGATCACGTAGTCGGCGAGCTTCACCTTCTCGGCGAGGGGCATCTGCGCTGCGATGCGTGCCCTGGCTTCGGCCTCCGTCATGCCGTCCCGCGCCATGGTGCGCGCGATCTGCGTCGCCTCCGAGACACTCACCACGACCAGCGGTCGCAGCGCGTCGGCGAGCCCCGTCTCTACCAAGAGCGGCACCTCGTAGCAGACCAGGGGCTCCCCCGCGGCGCCGTGCTCCGCCACCCGCGCCAGGGCCAGATCCCGCACGCGGGGATGGGTGATCGCGTTGAGCTTCCGGCGTGCGTCCTCGTCGCCGAACACGCGCGCCGCGAGCTTCGGTCGGTCGAGCTCGCCGTCCTCCGCGAGCACCTCGGCGCCGAAGGTCGCCACGATCTCCGCGAGGCCCTCGCTGCCCTTCGCCACCACC from Polyangiaceae bacterium carries:
- the lspA gene encoding signal peptidase II, yielding MSDPIDEARPAEEAVEPEAPQPEPADPVVAAPEAAAPLAVEPVKAEPELTLDELRRRPSYLFFGIAASVSLVLDIGTKAWAEIVLSKRTLVDPSIVLVKDHLTFTLAYNKGGAWGLLHDASESVRKPFFLAVSALAIAFIVSLYSRLSPGQRSLKWGLPLVLGGALGNLSDRITRSSVIDFIDYRANWVESMNHFIARWAKGWTITDHWPTFNVADVFICIGVALMAVDMMTSRRKPAKPPPVVKEPEPKVESVPPSPESSSAPVS
- a CDS encoding proprotein convertase P-domain-containing protein, translating into MATSKLFGLLALSAALSVGCAVQTDPGSEPGAGTVASGSQAIVEGSADALGVVALLNDAATDLYVLDELVPLDKRAAENLIAHRNGADGLFGTADDDLFDDVAEVDGVPWVGPAAMASLLAYAQSGGYVPSGSELLGTWDNVAFSVDEANATLAFVNGASHETLDIDVGLDKRAADSIVAAGNIESILQLSELYYVGHSALLALREYPKTLGGTTPNGMECDAHSECQSGLCAGLTLPYLSHGFCMESWAANTFESTTPLSISDDGAAVESTLPVSGLATVPMDVVVDLDIDHPRKQDLVVVLHQPGGAEATLWNHQANPPSHIVAPSGIEGDNMVNGDWVLEIRDTVSGESGTLKSWKMWLSSNWD
- a CDS encoding FHA domain-containing protein, which translates into the protein MNDRRQPRQFYCDDNVWYELERAAYSRRVAVDDLINDALRAYVSQSLTPAPPQGGYPPPGPHPPPGQHAPPGPHPPPGGRAGPHPPPGQHVPPPPPPPPQYSRPAPPPPPQPRQSYAPPPPPPPPPPPATRPPPGPPQRAYTPPPPQAPPQDAPTYALYLHYNGQRFTVAQAKFVIGRSKKMADLPIDDTNVSRQHANVEWHGGHYYVVDLGSTNGIEFQGQRVQRKAVAEGDIYRIAGHDIYCSFRG
- a CDS encoding prolipoprotein diacylglyceryl transferase, encoding MQGRLFSFFSIPFPSYFVLLLTGFIFATAAGAIWAKRVGQDPDVVVDLGLAMLLAGVVGARLLHVIADGYFWDYVHLCTDPAKVDWKITQAECITDRYNGVWDAAKGVCHPTEVDCWAWAKFWAGGLTYYGGFIGASFAGWWLLKRDRFPFWKAADMAGLVIPIGLGFGRMGCLLAGCCFGLPSKMPWALSFPSHSPASETQFKVGLLDSPFDPSLPVHPTQIYESAGSFAIAAFLILFLHSRKRYDGQIFLAFVALYAAVRFVLEFWRNDDRGGLLGLSTSQLIGVILVAIVVAVHRVRLAKVA
- a CDS encoding transposase, yielding MRFIVTGGEAADVTQVNALVVERGTGQAVIADRAYDSNAALAHIQASGFEAVIPSRRNRKVQRELDRDKYRLRNTVERWFGRVKAFRRVATRYEKTTRSYARFVILAAARVALTVWPG
- a CDS encoding IS5 family transposase produces the protein MGVRVALSDAEWARIAPLVSALTSRCPKGDDNRRFIEATLWILRTGAPWRDLPAEYGKWGSVYRRFRRWALAGRWHQLHEVLQVRPSDDLLMDSTIVKAHPHAAGALKKGAGNHQKVSAALAVAFPQRFMRSFRPRARWCASSSREARRLT
- a CDS encoding transposase — protein: MTRHTTFSFTLQPTREQEELLRRHVGAARFGFNQCLRFVINALEAEEKPPWSGFDLINDFNEWKRSERAGVDEDGRVGLSWRTDVVQQVFEEAAVDLGRALQAFSAGRKGERSGKPPGFPQFKKRSEARQSFRIRNKKNEVRVGEGDPRSVRLPKLGSIAVRECTRRLRRMLKSGRAKVLFATVSTREGGRWRVTLNVEAAELHPARRHGSAEAPPVGIDRGLKTFAVLASESGRQVEHIESPRPLRAALPKLRRKSRSLSRKQPGSRNRHKARAQLARVHQRIRNIRHDFTHRQSSRLAQTHGHLVIEKLSISGLIKTRLARAIADSAWALFGAQLAYKAKWYGATLTVADRFYPSTRRCSACGTIGERLDLGERIFHCSSCGHEADRDENAAVCLAQYPRVLGQGDWPPVAAKHAETQNACGEGSSGEPPLLVVRETTLVEAGRAYAQRPRRAVLAKTVNTL
- a CDS encoding DUF4377 domain-containing protein, whose amino-acid sequence is MGLAALACDPKPPEATVPDPPASSDPTPPPPTASTPAEAEAGPAPSAMEKTLFVKETQADCEGEGPRKCLQVRDSADGEWTLLYSRIKGFDYQEGFAYELRVRVSSDAHPPADGSSVRYELVKIVSQEKK
- a CDS encoding DEAD/DEAH box helicase; this encodes MPEAPWSHPVGIDAVVSEWLSSGSVRECFTADHTSPAQGATSAPLPQDLAPSLRRALAQRGITELYSHQAQAIAEARAGRHVVLATPTASGKSLCFHLPVLQALSEDPTASALFLYPTKALSRDQEHSLRELITEAELGVAATVYDGDTPGDARRVARERCRIVLTNPDMLHAGILPNHAKWVATFQNLKYVVLDELHTYRGVFGSHMAHVIARLKRIARFHGSDPVFIAATATIGNPREHAARLFGVDTVALVDQSGAPRSSRRLFVYNPPVVNAELGIRASALKQSVNLAATLVRARVPTIVFGPSRNSVEVMLKYLRAKCGDVAGADAIMAYRGGYLPETRRAIERGLREGEILCVVATNALELGIDIGDLDAVVCAGYPGSVAATWQRFGRAGRRGDGSIAVMVCGSSALDQYLARDPSYLLGAPAEEARIDPANVEVLVQHLKCAAFEAPFELSAAGPRPAHPEAAQGEAYLSLDARSTRNALDYLASHGLVHESGGVYHWAGEAFPANHVSLRNIGWDNFVIIDVATDKSIAELDWRAAHTMLHEQAIYQHDAEQFQVERLDYENHKAFVRKVAPDYFTTALTYRTVQVIEEHDLRAFGNTRIGLGDVKVEEKVTGYKKIKFFTHENAGYGDVHLPEIQMHTVSFWLTLPEAVIDALGKPRAAVVDGLRGLGRALETVSTLSLMCDPRDIGQTLGDGGTEGVAPGRDPFGGRIGGFDPTVFLFDAQPGGVGLAPRIFERAGELCDRARALIEGCRCEGGCPACVGPTEDGGSRKRMALDILVALDLRDRSPAPPRALQGSGA